One region of Malania oleifera isolate guangnan ecotype guangnan chromosome 6, ASM2987363v1, whole genome shotgun sequence genomic DNA includes:
- the LOC131158144 gene encoding WD repeat-containing protein VIP3, with the protein MKLAGLKSVENAHDDSVWAAAWVPATEARAARLLTGSLDETVRLWKSDELVLERTNTGHCLGVVSLAAHPAGEIAASASLDSFVRVFHVDSNETLATLEAPPSEVWKMQFDPQGTALAVAGGSSASVKIWDIKTWQLIATLSIPRPEVSKPADKSGSKKFVLSVAWSPDGRRLACGSMDGTISIFDVTRAKFLHHLEGHFMPVRSLVYSPSDPRLLFSASDDAHIHMYDAEGKSLVGAMSGHVNWVLSVDVSPDGAAIATGSSDRTVRLWDLKNRLALQTMSNHTEQVWEVAFQPTGSAGFRAGRLASVSDDKSISLYDYS; encoded by the exons ATGAAGCTAGCAGGGCTGAAATCCGTGGAGAATGCGCACGACGACTCGGTGTGGGCCGCCGCGTGGGTGCCGGCGACGGAGGCGAGGGCGGCGAGGCTGCTCACGGGGTCGCTGGACGAGACCGTGCGCCTGTGGAAGTCCGACGAGCTCGTCCTCGAACGCACTAACACCGGCCACTGCCTCGGCGTCGTCTCCCTCGCCGCCCACCCCGCCGGTGAGATCGCCGCTTCGGCCTCTCTTGACAGCTTCGTGCGAGTATTTCATGTTGATTCCAACGAGACCCTAGCCACCCTCGAGGCGCCCCCATCTGAAGTCTGGAAAATGCAGTTTGATCCTCAG GGTACTGCTCTTGCAGTTGCTGGTGGTAGTAGTGCATCGGTGAAGATATGGGACATCAAAACATGGCAACTAATTGCTACCCTCTCAATCCCTCGCCCTGAGGTGTCCAAGCCTGCTGATAAAAGTGGAAGCAAGAAGTTTGTCCTGTCTGTTGCTTGGAGCCCCGATGGAAGACGATTGGCTTGTGGCTCTATGGATggcacaatttcaatatttgatgTAACACGTGCCAAATTCTTACACCACCTGGAAGGCCACTTCATGCCTGTGCGGTCTCTGGTGTATTCCCCAAGTGATCCCCGGTTACTATTTTCTGCCTCAGATGATGCCCACATTCACATGTACGATGCTGAAGGGAAGAGCCTTGTTGGAGCCATGTCAGGTCATGTGAACTGGGTTTTGAGTGTGGATGTGAGCCCAGATGGAGCAGCAATTGCGACCGGCTCAAGTGACCGAACCGTGAGGCTTTGGGATCTTAAAAATAGGTTGGCTTTACAGACGATGAGCAACCATACTGAACAGGTGTGGGAAGTGGCTTTCCAACCAACAGGCAGTGCTGGTTTTCGAGCTGGTAGGCTTGCTAGTGTCTCAGATGACAAGAGTATATCATTGTATGATTACTCTTGA